The Borrelia hispanica CRI genome has a window encoding:
- a CDS encoding translocation/assembly module TamB domain-containing protein, whose product MNLFFIRNKVTLSFICSILVFIFILIIFVLFVQFQVYSARFFIMNYLEAKLGFKIKYNKIDPYFLSSIKIDNLELSLNEQDKVLMHTVKVNLDLFNLLLGNENIVLDIFVKGSTLNFDLNDFKSFKSKSSIPMKLELNDEKASRVIIGKMFGSFESLHMHLEDININFKLSSGRFLRFQINNFVLKTIDDDFLFNFVVNFGLPEVLYPDVNSENIGNSVFYFEGKFKKDLENGYINFSFLEFYTDYFTFLEQGFQINYSKGNIEIFNIIRENLDFNLKYDFNKNFLRLDALFFDINLLEWIKLNDYLKNYNSYLDTSLNGQFAFSYDFKDKDLRYAFLLNSSLSDNIADKEIQGVKIQVKGNEEIADIQNAFIKLKRGFVGYKGYYSLKNLMPIGKLDFKSAKIFNLNDINGHLNFSKEKQYFCVKSKDFRIGRLKIRDLNLKTDFDSKNIHVDYLLNFVNNNSILSLKGDFNRENFNLNLGIKEFPVLFFKDIFPEIFMSKVIPEYFLSGKYLNLNSDFNLNIVDYTKSKLNDLKFTLFSKLNNFSLMFDASGEGNAYKVKYFNYNSGDYNVNSSFLVHLFDDTLKIDTKFKYLNRNYPVYFEFNFKDRYANLKLSPKAQINLTYSDLIIACFFDINDFRFYNGDSEILLNINSYGDYQRVTDDLSIMLSKFRLDKISINPNFNFNFSFEGLYKDKKVSLSNVKFVNKNSNLQGQGYLNLNNKLNGNLNLFSTLSSERYFLGIDTNEDGSYFVGRFQGFNFDNLKFLSFLSGKLNGNFILNFKDSDLFKYSLNAYLETDGLSLVGIPTYFSLNLGLVDNNLNVYNIKAIQNKREVLTGNFRYDFKNSIGLSNLNVNSDLFSSKVNASFQMLENSAEEEFGIVRSEIDGEIALRELMYKDKNLSELTIEFENNSERLMISSIEYDLISYLYEYANGNFNLILNDYLPLSFIATGNILKDKITSNIGNIKFNSKLITEDLLSSQFLFNIKEHFVLYDLDLVGELALDGDLYNPNLNGKFQVLNGSMSTEYLKSFRQYGQSRILELINVPVSIKDNSVIIENKFNLDYYSAIDVVAHLNLNFLSDSIVDYYKIDINVSGNSGVPIKFDKVTINFVGHASGDFFIEGNSEEIMFKGDLNVSNAWFYLLENSIVDLLIDPYKKSKNVGVFNPDSKGLDIVTDLKINFDNNVAFHWPDNKISFLNAVIVKGNTLEVKSDTKTDDFILKGDLNIASGSFNYNGKQFVFRGVSYISFNENKNKFDPWVKAEATNIIKDGGENLFITMTIDSPLSLWDFRFSSYPVRTEQEIKYLLSNAIIGGGKHGLQSAGVNTLEMALGLVGDILIDLIVQPIEDYMRSVLKLDLLSIKTDILRNAIGTLRNSPTFVGVLDKTNVTVGKYILDGVFAKAGFGFLMEEVTPFSQNLNFSINLGLELDSPFFFIDYTFDYNFMKHGYGFGSQVSIFWKFKY is encoded by the coding sequence ATGAATTTGTTTTTTATAAGGAATAAAGTTACTCTATCTTTTATTTGCTCGATTTTAGTTTTTATATTTATTCTTATTATTTTTGTTTTGTTTGTTCAATTTCAAGTTTATTCTGCTAGGTTTTTTATTATGAATTATCTTGAGGCAAAATTGGGTTTTAAGATTAAATATAATAAAATAGATCCTTATTTTTTATCTTCAATCAAAATAGACAATTTGGAGTTGAGTTTAAACGAACAAGATAAAGTCTTGATGCATACTGTTAAGGTTAATTTAGATTTATTTAACTTATTGTTAGGAAATGAAAATATTGTTTTAGATATTTTTGTTAAGGGTAGTACTTTAAATTTTGATTTAAATGATTTTAAGAGCTTTAAATCAAAAAGTTCAATTCCTATGAAATTAGAGTTAAATGATGAAAAAGCTAGTCGTGTAATAATTGGAAAGATGTTTGGTTCCTTTGAAAGTCTTCATATGCATTTAGAAGATATTAATATTAATTTTAAATTAAGTTCTGGTAGATTTTTGAGATTTCAAATTAATAATTTTGTATTAAAGACCATTGATGATGATTTTTTATTTAATTTTGTTGTTAATTTTGGTCTTCCTGAAGTTTTATATCCTGATGTTAATAGTGAAAATATTGGTAATTCAGTCTTTTATTTTGAAGGTAAATTTAAAAAAGATCTTGAAAATGGGTATATTAACTTTAGTTTTTTAGAATTTTATACAGATTACTTTACTTTTCTTGAACAAGGATTTCAAATAAATTATTCAAAGGGTAATATTGAAATTTTTAATATTATAAGAGAAAATTTGGATTTTAATTTAAAATATGACTTTAATAAAAATTTTTTAAGATTGGATGCTTTGTTTTTTGATATAAATCTTTTAGAGTGGATAAAGCTTAATGATTATTTGAAAAATTACAATAGTTATCTTGATACAAGTTTGAATGGTCAATTTGCATTTTCTTATGATTTTAAAGATAAAGATTTAAGGTATGCATTTTTATTAAACTCATCTTTGAGTGATAATATTGCAGATAAGGAAATTCAGGGTGTTAAAATACAAGTTAAAGGTAATGAAGAAATTGCAGATATACAGAATGCTTTCATAAAACTTAAGAGAGGGTTTGTTGGGTATAAGGGTTATTATTCTTTAAAAAATTTAATGCCGATAGGAAAGCTTGATTTTAAATCAGCCAAAATATTTAATTTAAATGATATTAATGGGCATTTGAATTTTAGTAAAGAAAAACAGTATTTTTGTGTAAAGTCTAAAGATTTTAGAATTGGTAGACTGAAAATTCGAGATTTAAATTTAAAGACGGATTTTGATTCAAAGAATATCCATGTTGATTATTTGTTAAATTTTGTTAACAATAATTCTATCCTTTCCTTAAAGGGTGATTTTAATAGGGAAAATTTCAATCTTAATCTAGGTATTAAAGAGTTTCCTGTACTTTTCTTTAAAGATATTTTTCCAGAAATTTTTATGAGTAAAGTTATTCCTGAGTATTTTTTGTCGGGTAAATATTTAAATTTGAATTCAGATTTTAACTTAAATATTGTTGATTATACTAAGAGTAAATTAAATGATCTTAAGTTTACTTTATTTTCAAAATTGAATAATTTTAGTTTAATGTTTGATGCTAGTGGAGAAGGGAATGCTTATAAAGTAAAATATTTTAATTATAATAGTGGTGATTATAATGTAAATTCTAGTTTTTTGGTACATTTGTTTGATGATACTTTAAAGATAGATACTAAGTTTAAATATTTAAATAGGAATTATCCTGTTTATTTTGAATTTAATTTTAAAGATAGATATGCCAATTTAAAACTTTCACCCAAGGCACAAATCAATTTAACTTATTCCGATTTAATTATAGCTTGTTTTTTTGATATTAATGATTTTCGTTTTTATAATGGCGATTCTGAAATTTTGTTAAATATAAATTCTTATGGTGATTATCAAAGAGTGACAGATGATTTGAGTATTATGCTCTCTAAATTTAGGTTAGATAAAATTTCTATTAATCCTAATTTTAATTTTAATTTTAGTTTTGAGGGTTTATATAAAGATAAAAAAGTTAGTCTTTCGAATGTTAAGTTTGTGAATAAAAATTCAAATTTACAAGGTCAAGGATATTTAAATTTAAATAATAAGCTTAATGGTAATTTAAATTTGTTTTCAACTTTAAGTTCTGAACGTTATTTTTTAGGAATTGATACTAATGAGGATGGCAGTTATTTTGTTGGTAGATTTCAGGGGTTTAATTTTGATAATTTGAAATTCTTATCATTTTTAAGTGGTAAGCTTAATGGTAATTTTATACTTAATTTTAAAGATAGTGATTTGTTTAAATATTCTCTTAATGCTTATCTTGAAACAGATGGTCTCTCTTTGGTAGGTATTCCTACATATTTTTCTTTAAATTTGGGATTGGTTGATAATAATCTTAATGTTTATAATATAAAGGCCATTCAAAATAAAAGAGAAGTTTTAACAGGTAATTTTAGATATGATTTTAAAAATTCTATTGGGCTTTCTAATTTAAATGTTAATAGTGATCTTTTCTCTTCAAAAGTGAATGCAAGTTTTCAAATGTTGGAAAATTCAGCCGAAGAAGAATTTGGAATTGTAAGGAGTGAAATTGATGGAGAGATTGCATTAAGAGAATTAATGTATAAAGACAAAAATCTTTCTGAACTTACAATTGAATTTGAAAATAATTCTGAAAGATTGATGATTTCATCAATTGAATATGATTTGATTAGTTATTTATATGAATATGCTAATGGCAATTTTAATTTGATATTAAATGATTATTTACCCCTTAGTTTTATTGCAACAGGAAATATTTTGAAGGATAAAATTACAAGTAATATAGGGAATATTAAATTTAATTCAAAATTAATTACAGAAGATTTATTATCGTCACAATTTCTTTTTAATATTAAGGAACATTTTGTTCTCTATGATCTTGATTTAGTTGGTGAATTAGCGCTTGATGGTGATTTATATAATCCAAATCTTAATGGAAAATTTCAGGTTTTAAATGGTTCTATGAGTACTGAATATTTAAAATCATTTAGACAATATGGTCAGAGTAGAATTTTAGAGTTAATTAATGTACCAGTTTCTATTAAGGATAATAGTGTTATTATTGAGAATAAATTTAATTTGGATTATTACTCCGCTATTGATGTTGTTGCTCATTTAAATCTTAATTTTTTAAGTGATAGTATTGTTGATTATTATAAAATAGATATTAATGTTTCTGGTAATTCTGGGGTACCTATCAAATTTGATAAAGTGACTATAAATTTTGTTGGACATGCTTCGGGTGATTTCTTTATTGAAGGTAATTCTGAAGAGATTATGTTTAAGGGGGATTTAAATGTCTCTAATGCGTGGTTTTATTTGCTTGAAAATTCAATTGTTGATTTATTAATAGATCCTTATAAAAAATCAAAGAATGTTGGAGTGTTTAATCCTGATTCTAAGGGTTTAGATATTGTGACGGATCTTAAGATTAATTTTGATAATAATGTTGCTTTTCATTGGCCAGATAATAAGATTTCTTTTTTAAATGCTGTTATTGTAAAAGGAAATACGCTTGAAGTTAAATCAGATACTAAAACAGATGATTTTATTCTTAAGGGTGATTTAAATATTGCAAGTGGTTCTTTTAATTATAATGGCAAACAATTTGTGTTTCGGGGTGTATCGTATATATCTTTTAATGAGAATAAAAATAAATTTGATCCTTGGGTAAAAGCTGAAGCTACAAATATTATTAAAGATGGTGGTGAGAATTTATTTATAACTATGACTATAGATAGTCCTTTAAGTTTATGGGATTTTAGGTTTTCATCTTATCCTGTACGAACAGAACAAGAGATTAAATATCTCTTGTCAAATGCAATAATTGGAGGAGGTAAACATGGATTACAATCAGCAGGTGTAAATACGCTTGAAATGGCACTTGGACTAGTTGGAGATATCCTTATTGATTTGATTGTACAACCTATTGAAGATTATATGCGTTCTGTATTAAAATTAGACCTACTGAGTATAAAAACGGATATACTAAGGAATGCTATTGGTACTTTGAGAAATTCTCCTACGTTTGTAGGTGTTCTTGATAAAACAAATGTTACAGTGGGTAAATATATTCTTGATGGTGTTTTTGCCAAAGCAGGATTTGGATTTTTAATGGAAGAAGTAACACCATTTTCTCAAAATTTAAATTTTAGTATTAATCTTGGTCTTGAACTTGATTCTCCGTTTTTCTTTATTGATTATACTTTTGATTATAATTTTATGAAGCATGGTTATGGTTTCGGGAGCCAGGTATCTATTTTTTGGAAATTTAAATATTGA
- the bamA gene encoding outer membrane protein assembly factor BamA: MVMVSGARYLFFGNLNIEGFEVQLFRTFIFIVCFLLVFNLSYSQDGYKGKIIKNIDFIGLKNISEDDLKSILNVYLGQYYSDELFDKLQVDLYALDYFDGLIRPEFKLDDDKLVIVFFVKEKSLIKSVTFVDDSGIFWNSELREKSNVKVKEALNLSKIKTSVIKFEEMYQDAGYFDVAVTYDIKEENSLVNIVFKINAGPKYIVKEVSFEGNLNFKSRILRKYLVSKPASLFFDGKYLKSNIDKDKMRLESYYKNNGYINAKVVNNIVDIRVPSDSKKLEREVYLKYFISEGDIFKFGKFEIIGNLVFKSEELLSLVTFKEGDIFDESKFEQDFAKIREKYYSDGYIFTEIIPSQTIRDDFVDYSIKILEKDKAHIESITVSGNNKTDSHVILREIPLIEGDVFSLERLRMGMLNLQRLGYFGNVIPDVVPSNIEGLMKINFVVEERETASLRFGMNFGGITNSWFPFSLFGQWEQSNFLGKGYSLSVRLNLAFSEQSIRLMFEDNWFMQTRWTIGGFFDLSHSVNTAYQDINGPIFIGKKEVPDPFVSWEAYNNAKNFSDFNIMNYSLTKFSISGFTGYAFSNYLGKQSFIGTIQTALKYVYYDDNVNRPSNYYLRDNYNTIRFENSLGISVAWDTRNSQSLSNNGFLFKQQFDFFGGFLFGQSHFSKSTTTFERYFSLLGYQDVFSPFIDLILTFRSIYSNILPPLGNGFEIEIQPHHLLVISENFMVARGWGTLSNIYSSFVNTIQLSMPLIKNIVVWDILFLDMASYALEGQKNALFVPFSNFIFSWGSGIRFVLPQIPLSFMMAYPFYFDNGSINRYYNYLGGFRFFLAIDMRY, from the coding sequence ATGGTTATGGTTTCGGGAGCCAGGTATCTATTTTTTGGAAATTTAAATATTGAGGGGTTTGAAGTGCAGTTATTTAGAACCTTTATTTTTATAGTTTGTTTTTTATTAGTATTTAATCTGTCTTATTCTCAAGATGGTTATAAGGGTAAGATTATAAAAAATATTGACTTTATTGGGCTTAAAAATATAAGCGAAGATGATCTTAAAAGTATTTTAAATGTTTATTTGGGTCAGTATTATTCTGATGAACTTTTTGATAAATTACAAGTTGATCTTTATGCTCTTGATTATTTTGATGGACTTATTCGCCCTGAGTTTAAACTTGATGATGATAAACTTGTAATTGTATTTTTTGTAAAAGAAAAATCGTTAATAAAAAGTGTTACTTTTGTTGATGATAGTGGAATTTTTTGGAATAGTGAATTACGTGAAAAGTCGAATGTTAAGGTAAAAGAAGCTTTAAATCTTTCAAAAATCAAAACAAGTGTTATTAAATTTGAAGAAATGTATCAAGATGCTGGGTATTTTGATGTTGCTGTTACATATGATATTAAAGAAGAGAATAGTTTGGTAAATATTGTATTTAAAATTAATGCAGGACCTAAATATATTGTTAAAGAGGTTTCTTTTGAAGGCAATTTGAATTTTAAGAGTCGTATTCTTAGGAAGTATCTTGTATCAAAACCAGCATCTTTATTCTTTGATGGTAAGTATTTAAAATCAAATATTGATAAAGATAAAATGCGGCTTGAATCTTATTATAAAAATAATGGATACATTAATGCGAAAGTTGTAAATAATATTGTAGATATACGTGTTCCTAGTGATTCTAAAAAATTAGAGAGAGAAGTTTACTTAAAATATTTTATTTCAGAGGGTGATATTTTTAAATTTGGTAAATTTGAAATTATTGGAAATTTGGTTTTTAAATCGGAAGAATTATTATCTTTAGTTACTTTTAAAGAAGGAGATATTTTCGATGAGTCAAAATTTGAACAAGATTTTGCAAAGATTAGAGAGAAGTATTATTCTGATGGTTATATCTTTACAGAGATTATTCCTTCTCAAACTATAAGAGATGATTTTGTAGATTATTCTATTAAAATATTAGAAAAAGATAAGGCACATATTGAGTCTATTACTGTTTCAGGTAATAACAAAACAGATTCTCATGTAATACTTAGAGAAATACCATTAATTGAGGGAGATGTTTTCAGTTTGGAGAGGCTTCGTATGGGAATGCTTAATTTGCAAAGGCTTGGTTATTTTGGAAATGTGATACCTGATGTTGTTCCAAGTAATATTGAGGGCTTAATGAAAATAAATTTTGTTGTTGAAGAGAGAGAGACAGCAAGTTTGAGATTTGGTATGAATTTTGGTGGTATTACTAATTCTTGGTTTCCATTTTCGCTTTTTGGACAGTGGGAACAATCTAATTTTTTAGGTAAAGGATATTCTCTTTCAGTAAGGCTTAATCTTGCTTTTTCTGAACAAAGTATTCGGTTGATGTTTGAAGATAATTGGTTTATGCAAACTAGATGGACTATTGGGGGGTTTTTTGATTTGTCACATTCTGTGAATACCGCTTATCAAGATATTAATGGTCCTATATTTATAGGTAAAAAAGAGGTTCCAGATCCTTTTGTAAGTTGGGAAGCATATAATAATGCTAAAAATTTTTCTGATTTTAATATTATGAATTATTCTTTGACCAAGTTTAGTATTAGTGGATTTACTGGCTATGCTTTTTCTAATTATCTTGGAAAGCAGTCATTTATTGGAACTATTCAGACAGCTTTAAAATATGTATATTATGATGATAATGTTAATAGACCTTCAAATTATTATTTGAGAGATAATTATAATACTATTAGATTTGAAAATTCTTTGGGAATTAGTGTTGCGTGGGATACGAGAAATTCTCAGTCTTTATCTAATAATGGTTTTTTATTTAAACAACAATTTGATTTTTTTGGTGGATTTTTATTTGGACAAAGTCATTTTTCAAAATCCACAACAACTTTTGAGAGATATTTTTCTCTGTTAGGTTATCAAGATGTTTTTAGTCCGTTTATCGATTTAATCTTGACTTTTAGAAGTATTTATTCAAATATTTTGCCACCACTTGGAAATGGTTTTGAAATAGAGATACAGCCGCATCATCTTTTGGTTATTAGTGAAAATTTTATGGTTGCTAGGGGATGGGGAACTTTGAGTAATATTTATAGTTCTTTTGTAAATACTATTCAGTTATCAATGCCTTTAATTAAAAATATTGTGGTTTGGGATATTTTATTTTTAGATATGGCTTCTTATGCTCTTGAAGGACAAAAAAATGCTTTATTTGTGCCTTTTAGTAATTTTATTTTTAGTTGGGGATCTGGGATTAGATTTGTTTTACCTCAAATACCTTTGTCCTTTATGATGGCTTATCCATTTTATTTTGATAATGGGAGTATTAATAGATATTATAATTATTTGGGAGGATTTCGATTTTTCTTAGCTATTGATATGAGATACTGA
- a CDS encoding OmpH family outer membrane protein, with product MAFIVFLFTCFFPLNLLSLNVTKIGIVDFEKVVIGFLSPQLKSNLEQLKNHYQERIDTLNSEIKDLRKMYDDSMEIHDLDNAKLYGNQYNLKIDELKKLKNLAKSNFEQQKQININSLNNDGILWSKILKSIQHVAETSGISLVMKKDNPYILYYNSTVDITDDVVKYLNEQ from the coding sequence ATGGCTTTCATTGTATTTTTATTTACATGTTTTTTTCCGTTAAATCTTTTGTCACTTAATGTTACAAAGATTGGTATTGTGGATTTTGAGAAAGTTGTAATTGGGTTTTTAAGTCCTCAATTAAAGTCTAACCTTGAACAGTTGAAAAATCATTATCAAGAGCGAATTGATACTTTGAATTCTGAGATTAAAGATTTAAGGAAAATGTATGATGATTCTATGGAGATACATGATTTAGATAATGCTAAATTATATGGTAATCAGTATAATTTAAAGATTGATGAACTTAAAAAACTTAAAAATTTGGCGAAAAGTAATTTTGAACAACAAAAACAAATTAATATAAACAGCTTAAATAATGATGGAATACTTTGGAGTAAGATACTTAAGAGTATTCAACACGTTGCAGAAACCAGTGGTATTTCTTTGGTTATGAAAAAGGATAATCCTTATATTCTTTATTATAATAGTACAGTTGATATAACGGATGATGTTGTTAAGTATTTAAATGAACAATAG
- a CDS encoding STAS domain-containing protein has translation MEKDTSQSNVFYVCKGDSIFIKLINRFTALYSVNFKTFIKNTFINNNDKINNLYIDLSETQYLDSTFMGVLLYIDNKSNEHKKNFKIINSSKEALQNLRSLGLEKILKIENRKEKLHKSDMQEYFCFNTHKNTIFKSMLKSHILLSSLNRDNKKEFCTLIRRLKKENSN, from the coding sequence ATGGAAAAAGATACTTCTCAAAGCAATGTCTTTTACGTGTGTAAAGGCGATTCTATTTTCATAAAGCTAATTAACAGATTCACAGCATTATATTCTGTTAATTTTAAAACATTCATTAAAAATACATTTATTAATAACAATGATAAAATAAATAATTTATATATAGATTTATCTGAAACTCAATATTTAGATTCAACTTTTATGGGAGTATTGCTATATATTGACAATAAAAGCAATGAGCATAAAAAAAATTTCAAAATAATAAATTCTAGTAAAGAAGCACTTCAAAACTTAAGATCGCTTGGTCTTGAAAAAATATTAAAAATAGAAAATAGAAAAGAAAAATTACATAAAAGTGATATGCAAGAATATTTTTGTTTTAACACACATAAAAACACAATATTTAAATCTATGCTAAAATCACATATTTTACTTTCAAGCCTAAATAGAGACAACAAAAAAGAATTTTGTACTCTAATTAGAAGACTTAAAAAAGAAAATAGCAATTAA
- the mutS gene encoding DNA mismatch repair protein MutS yields the protein MKKDITPMMRQYLDIKDKYKDSILFFRVGSFYEMFFDDAIEGSKLLGLTLTKRENVPMCGVPCHTSREYIKKLILLDRKVAICEQGLQTEPKGPLEREVVEVISPGVVIDEDFLQDDVNNYLVAISDYKDYCSFSYIDLSTSKLGIIFYKGNFLEKLRRDIEKYSPKEIIVSDDFYYEYLEKLVLDRFLVNKVPSWHLDKDIAIKSLKEHFNVVSLSVLGFIESEPYYISSFLIIDYIKNNLKNLLINIDTININNDSDYMFLDDVTQINLELVKNNNDLTVCYSLYSVLNDCKTPMGKRLLREYILNPLLDIGAINNRLFHVDFLSNNVNLSMQLRNILSDVWDIERIISRLQMRKYVKKDFLFIKETLLAFFSVKELLNEHSFNYWIFDVNDETSIMEVYSLIDSSISNEQDELIKHGYNVKIDRLREIKNNASKYIDDYLNFERDFNKINSLKIKKTNIKGLFFEVTKSYYGQVPSHFIESQNLNSAKRYKTNKLIELERDINDAEDNLLAFEQEIFDEIALRVVKYSVIIKKIAEFFAYIDVIANFAYLARKNEYVRPILTNNKEIILECARHPVVEHYMRGVGSFTKNSVKINSEKYFCLITGPNMAGKSTYLRQTALIVLMSHIGSFVPASKAIIGVTDKIFCRIGASDNIAKGESTFLVEMNETANILRNATQNSLIIMDEVGRGTSTNDGLAIAYSIVEYILKHIKARSLFATHFHELSAINHDSFVNLSMKIEQQGDELIFLREVEEKPSLNSYGIYVAQIAGIPLEVVKRANIILKSLASREHFCISNFTTMTSVIDEKLPEKSLNYQSEHKSELNAYFELQNFISQININSITPFQAMNLLNEIILRIKT from the coding sequence ATGAAAAAAGATATTACGCCGATGATGAGGCAGTATTTAGATATTAAAGACAAATATAAAGATTCTATTCTATTTTTTAGAGTAGGTAGTTTTTATGAGATGTTTTTTGATGATGCTATAGAAGGAAGTAAGCTTTTAGGTTTAACTTTGACTAAAAGAGAAAATGTCCCTATGTGTGGGGTGCCTTGTCATACAAGCAGAGAATATATTAAAAAATTAATTTTGCTTGATAGGAAGGTTGCAATTTGTGAACAAGGATTGCAAACTGAGCCTAAGGGTCCATTAGAAAGAGAAGTTGTTGAAGTTATAAGTCCTGGTGTTGTGATTGATGAGGATTTTTTACAAGATGATGTTAATAATTATTTAGTAGCTATTAGTGATTATAAGGATTATTGTTCATTTTCTTATATAGATTTATCAACATCTAAGCTAGGAATTATTTTTTATAAAGGAAATTTTTTAGAAAAGTTAAGACGTGATATTGAAAAATATTCTCCAAAGGAAATAATAGTTTCTGATGATTTTTACTATGAATATTTAGAAAAGCTTGTTCTTGATCGATTTTTAGTTAATAAAGTTCCTAGTTGGCATTTAGATAAGGATATTGCTATTAAATCATTGAAAGAACATTTTAATGTTGTTAGTTTAAGTGTTCTTGGTTTTATAGAGAGTGAGCCTTATTACATTTCATCTTTTTTAATAATAGATTACATAAAGAACAATTTAAAAAATTTATTGATTAATATTGATACGATTAATATTAATAATGATTCTGATTATATGTTTCTTGATGATGTTACTCAGATAAATCTTGAACTTGTAAAAAATAATAATGATTTGACAGTTTGCTATTCTCTTTATTCAGTGTTGAATGATTGTAAGACACCAATGGGAAAGAGACTTTTAAGAGAGTATATATTAAATCCTCTTTTGGATATTGGTGCAATTAATAATAGATTATTTCATGTAGACTTTTTAAGTAATAATGTTAATTTAAGCATGCAATTGAGAAATATTCTTAGTGATGTTTGGGATATTGAGAGAATAATATCAAGACTTCAGATGAGAAAATATGTAAAAAAAGATTTTTTGTTTATTAAAGAAACTTTGTTGGCATTTTTTTCAGTGAAAGAATTACTTAATGAACATTCTTTTAATTATTGGATATTTGATGTTAATGATGAAACCAGCATAATGGAAGTTTATTCTTTAATTGATAGTTCTATTTCAAATGAACAAGATGAACTTATAAAACATGGGTATAATGTTAAGATTGATCGTTTAAGAGAAATTAAAAATAATGCAAGTAAGTATATTGATGATTATCTTAATTTTGAGAGAGATTTTAATAAAATTAATAGTCTTAAGATCAAGAAAACTAACATTAAAGGTTTGTTTTTTGAGGTTACAAAAAGTTATTATGGACAAGTTCCATCTCACTTTATAGAGAGTCAGAATTTAAATTCTGCTAAGAGATACAAAACCAACAAACTTATTGAACTTGAGCGAGATATTAATGATGCTGAAGATAATTTGTTAGCTTTTGAGCAGGAAATTTTTGATGAGATAGCTTTAAGAGTTGTTAAATATAGTGTCATTATTAAAAAAATTGCTGAGTTTTTTGCGTATATCGATGTAATTGCAAATTTTGCATATTTGGCTAGAAAAAATGAATATGTAAGACCTATTTTGACAAATAATAAAGAAATTATTCTTGAGTGTGCTAGACATCCTGTTGTTGAGCATTATATGAGAGGCGTTGGATCTTTTACTAAAAATTCTGTCAAAATTAATAGTGAGAAATATTTTTGTTTGATTACTGGCCCTAATATGGCAGGAAAATCAACTTATTTGCGTCAGACTGCGTTAATTGTTTTAATGAGTCATATTGGATCTTTCGTGCCTGCTAGTAAGGCGATAATAGGGGTTACAGATAAGATTTTTTGTAGAATAGGTGCAAGTGACAATATTGCTAAAGGTGAATCTACGTTTTTAGTAGAAATGAATGAGACGGCTAATATTTTAAGGAATGCAACTCAAAATAGTTTAATTATTATGGATGAAGTTGGTAGAGGTACTAGTACTAATGATGGACTTGCTATTGCCTATTCAATTGTTGAATATATTTTAAAGCATATTAAGGCTAGGAGTTTATTTGCAACTCATTTTCATGAACTATCAGCTATTAATCATGATTCTTTTGTGAATCTTTCAATGAAAATAGAGCAACAAGGGGATGAACTTATTTTTTTAAGGGAGGTCGAAGAGAAACCCTCTCTTAATTCTTATGGGATTTATGTTGCTCAAATAGCTGGCATACCTTTAGAAGTTGTAAAAAGAGCTAATATTATTCTTAAGAGTTTGGCTAGTCGAGAACATTTTTGTATATCTAATTTTACTACTATGACTTCTGTTATTGATGAGAAATTACCAGAAAAAAGTTTAAATTATCAGTCTGAACATAAGTCTGAACTTAATGCTTATTTTGAACTTCAGAATTTTATCTCTCAAATAAATATTAATAGTATTACTCCTTTTCAAGCAATGAATCTGTTAAATGAAATAATATTAAGAATTAAAACTTAA